The following proteins come from a genomic window of Pseudomonas sp. WJP1:
- a CDS encoding pilus assembly protein PilM → MLGLFNKKARSLLGIDISSTSVKLLELSRQGNGYKVEAYAVEPLPFSAVVEKNIAEPDGVGQALSRALVKARTNLKSVAVAVAGSAVITKTIEMDAGLTDDEMEDQLKIEADQYIPYPLDEVAIDFEVQGASARNPGRVNVLLAACRKENVEVREAALALAGLTARVVDVEAHALERSFGLLESQQGGAQGRLVAVVDIGATMTTLSVLHDGRIIYTREQLFGGRQLTEEIGRRYGLTAEQAGLAKKQGGLPDDYVSEVLQPFREALVQQVSRSLQFFFASGQYNAVDHILLAGGTASVPGLDRLIEQQLGTPTQVANPFCDMTLGIKVNAAALASDAPALMIACGLALRGFD, encoded by the coding sequence GTGCTAGGACTCTTCAATAAAAAAGCCAGGTCGCTTCTGGGGATCGATATCAGCTCCACTTCGGTGAAGCTGCTGGAGCTGAGCCGCCAGGGCAATGGCTATAAGGTCGAGGCCTACGCGGTCGAGCCATTGCCCTTCAGTGCGGTCGTCGAGAAAAATATCGCCGAACCCGATGGCGTGGGCCAGGCACTGTCGCGTGCGCTGGTCAAGGCCAGGACCAACCTCAAGAGCGTGGCGGTGGCCGTGGCCGGTTCGGCGGTGATCACCAAGACCATCGAGATGGATGCCGGCCTTACCGACGACGAGATGGAAGATCAGCTCAAGATCGAGGCCGACCAGTACATCCCTTATCCGTTGGACGAGGTCGCCATCGATTTCGAAGTCCAGGGTGCGTCAGCGCGCAATCCTGGTCGGGTCAATGTGCTGCTCGCCGCCTGTCGCAAGGAAAACGTCGAGGTCCGTGAGGCCGCCCTGGCGCTGGCGGGCTTGACTGCGCGCGTGGTCGACGTTGAAGCCCATGCACTGGAGCGTTCTTTCGGTTTGCTCGAGAGTCAGCAGGGTGGCGCTCAAGGGCGTCTGGTGGCAGTGGTCGATATCGGGGCCACGATGACCACCCTGAGCGTGCTGCATGACGGACGGATCATCTACACCCGCGAGCAATTGTTCGGTGGCCGCCAGCTCACGGAGGAAATTGGGCGCCGATATGGCCTGACCGCTGAGCAGGCCGGCCTGGCGAAGAAGCAGGGCGGTTTGCCGGATGATTATGTCAGTGAAGTGTTGCAGCCATTTCGAGAGGCGCTGGTGCAGCAAGTGTCGCGTTCATTGCAGTTCTTCTTCGCTTCGGGCCAATACAACGCGGTTGACCATATCCTGCTGGCAGGCGGTACCGCGTCAGTTCCCGGCCTGGACCGGTTGATCGAGCAGCAATTGGGCACGCCAACCCAGGTGGCCAATCCGTTTTGCGACATGACGCTGGGTATCAAGGTCAACGCGGCGGCCCTGGCCAGCGATGCACCGGCGTTGATGATCGCCTGCGGGCTGGCCCTCAGGGGTTTCGACTGA
- a CDS encoding PilN domain-containing protein, protein MARINLLPWREERREERRKRFLLVLAGVLVGSAGALLVANQVIGNAIERQVARNNYIGKQIAVVDERIKQISDLKARRQQLVERMRIIQDLQGNRPNSGRIFDQLARTLPDGVYFTEVKMAGNTLSITGAARSNNRVSDLMRNLDASDWFDAPSLTEVKATTAGQLDQANVFQLTVRQAQPATVEDGE, encoded by the coding sequence ATGGCGCGGATCAATCTATTACCTTGGCGCGAAGAGCGGCGTGAAGAGCGGCGCAAGCGCTTTCTACTGGTGCTGGCCGGTGTGCTGGTAGGGTCGGCAGGTGCATTGCTCGTCGCCAACCAGGTCATCGGCAACGCTATCGAGCGGCAGGTTGCGCGTAACAATTACATCGGCAAACAGATCGCCGTGGTCGACGAACGGATCAAGCAGATCAGCGATCTCAAGGCCCGTCGTCAACAATTGGTCGAGCGCATGCGCATCATCCAGGACCTGCAGGGCAATCGCCCGAACAGCGGGCGAATTTTTGATCAGCTGGCGCGGACCTTGCCTGATGGGGTGTATTTCACCGAAGTGAAAATGGCGGGCAATACCTTGTCCATCACCGGTGCGGCGCGATCTAACAACCGTGTTTCAGACCTGATGCGAAACCTGGATGCGTCCGACTGGTTCGATGCGCCCAGCCTGACCGAAGTCAAGGCGACGACCGCGGGTCAACTGGACCAGGCCAACGTTTTTCAGTTGACCGTTCGTCAGGCCCAGCCTGCGACCGTGGAGGATGGCGAATGA
- the pilO gene encoding type 4a pilus biogenesis protein PilO — MSPSEWFEGLRRIDINDLDTHNMGAWPPAIKVLMGVVVAILVLSIGYNFSTSELANQLELKREEESTLKEQFASKSRMAANLELYTQQMKTMENSFGVLLRQLPSDTEVPGLLEDITRTGLGSGLEFEEIKLLPEVAQPFYIELPIQITVTGAYHDLATFVSGVAGLPRIVTLHDFDLEPVNPDDGSKLRMSILARTYRYNDKGLR, encoded by the coding sequence ATGAGTCCGTCCGAATGGTTCGAAGGGTTGCGCAGGATCGACATCAACGATCTGGACACCCACAACATGGGGGCCTGGCCACCCGCGATCAAAGTCCTGATGGGCGTTGTGGTCGCGATTTTGGTGCTCTCGATTGGCTACAACTTTTCCACGAGCGAGCTTGCGAATCAGCTCGAACTCAAGCGCGAGGAGGAGTCGACCCTCAAGGAGCAATTTGCCAGCAAATCCCGTATGGCGGCGAATCTGGAGCTCTACACCCAGCAGATGAAGACGATGGAGAACTCCTTCGGCGTGCTGCTACGGCAACTGCCCAGCGACACTGAAGTCCCCGGCCTGCTGGAAGACATCACGCGAACGGGGCTGGGCAGCGGCCTGGAATTTGAAGAGATCAAGCTGTTGCCGGAGGTCGCCCAGCCGTTCTACATCGAATTGCCGATCCAGATCACGGTTACCGGCGCCTATCACGACCTGGCCACGTTCGTCAGTGGCGTGGCCGGGTTGCCGCGTATCGTCACCCTGCATGATTTCGACCTGGAGCCGGTCAACCCCGACGACGGATCGAAATTGCGCATGAGCATCCTGGCCAGGACTTACCGCTACAACGACAAGGGGCTGCGTTGA